AGCAGTTCTTCACCTACTGGCTGGCGCTTGGCGATCAGTCCACTGGAACTCAATGAGAGAGGCTGTACATGGATCATCTGGTATTGACAGTGATTGCCGAAGATCAACCGGGCCTGGTCGAGCGCCTGTCCGGCTGCGTCGCCGCCCACGGCGGCAACTGGCTGGAAAGCCGCATGGCACGCATGGCCGGGCAGTTCGCCGGGATCGTGCGGGTGGAACTGCCGGCCGAGGCACATGGCGGCCTGATCAAGGATCTAGAAGCGTTGAGCGCACAGGGCATCCGTGTGCAACTGGCGGCCAGCGGCAGCGAGCCGGGTGGGCGTTTCAGCTCGATCCG
The genomic region above belongs to Pseudomonas sp. GOM7 and contains:
- a CDS encoding glycine cleavage system protein R, which codes for MDHLVLTVIAEDQPGLVERLSGCVAAHGGNWLESRMARMAGQFAGIVRVELPAEAHGGLIKDLEALSAQGIRVQLAASGSEPGGRFSSIRLELVGNDRPGIVRDITRVLAEQGVNLESLLTEVAPAPMSGELLFTAEALLAVPETLPLEQLQARLETLADDLMVELNLRQEE